Part of the Mastacembelus armatus chromosome 6, fMasArm1.2, whole genome shotgun sequence genome, TTCCAGACTGTTAACATCAACAAAAAGTCTAGGAATAGGAATAAACCTTAACATAATTGGCTCTAATGCCCCACCCCCTTGCAACTCTCCATAGGACTAAGcaatatagataatggatggatagacacAATACAGAAACTGATAAGGTCTGACGACTTCCTGAAGCCACTTCAATAGCTGTGAAAGAATGAAGAAATTTATAAGTGGACAAAGACAACAGCTGAAAAAGCACATcaacagagcaaaacaacaaaatcagaaTGAATACTCCATACTACCATACTACCTTAGTCAAAAGAAGTTAATCACAAGACTGCACTGAatagaaaaataacagcatcaTTATACCAGACTCTTTGGTATAATGACCAATGACTGTAATACTAAGAAGTTCTTTCCTTACCTCTCTTGAATCCATTGCTGGGAAACACTCTTCATACTCCTCTCTAATTGATCTTCGACCATGTCGATACGCCACtgcaatgagaaaaaaaactaattgtgttttgtgtggtaATTTCAGGTTACACCTGTGGAGTAACATTTCCAATGTGCATTACATGTCAGAAAGCTTCAAATATCCTGTTCAAGCAGATTTGACATGGACCTGGAAGAGGTCTAAGTCTGCATGAAGGCCCCACAATACAGTATCCCTTCAACTGAAATTACTGCTGGAACAAACGTGATGCACAACAGGCTgtgccaccacagagtcatgtTATCTCTAAATGTCTTACAAATAATAACGTTACTTCACGTTTAACGTTACAACAATGTTGCTTTCACTTACTGTCGAAGAAAATGGCTTTGGTTTCCTCACCGCTCTGCTCAATACGTCTTCAGAGAGCAGGGGCCTACAAGAAGCAAAGGAGTAAGATACAGCCTCGTTTAGGACTCAACATAGACATATTTCTAAGTATTAACTCtagcgacacacacacatataaataaaactgcttcGTAACACAAGAGGTCTGAGTTCTCGCTATTTTCACACTGCTCCAtttgctttaaattaaaaatacacaatatttcaGGTGTTTAAATGCACTGGGGGATGCATGTGAGTGAGGACTCTGTGATTTCACATAATGAAGCTACTACAGTCAACTGGCAACCAGTGACTTAGCTGAACGTTACGACGTTATTATGACTGTATAATAAAGCACTgttgttagcatgctagcatgCTCGTTAGCATCATAACACACTCACCAATAATGAAATAAACCCTCCGCGCCAACAAAGAGAGTTTACGTGTTGCTCCTGTCGCTAAATGACATTTGTATGTAAAGCGATGGATAATTTTCTCTTGATGTATATATACAAGTAAAACGAACCAACACTATACCAACAGAACCACGAACTTCTTTTCGTGGCTGTTCTTCTTCGCTTGATAACGGGCAATGTGCTACCGCCCCCTGGTGgcaacggggggggggggtgaattCAGGTTTCTGGCAGCTCTTCAGTATAAACATACCAgattacagttacagttacattaCAATAAATCACTCCTGTGCCTgggttatttttatataatgatTCAAGTTGCATTATCTGACCAAACCTGTCAGTGGATTTAGTTCTAACCAGTCTGTTTGGGAATTTAATCAGTAAGTGTATTACTTCCTTAACCTCTCATAAATTGTCTATATAAGAAACTTAACCTGAAATGTATCTATCAGATTTGAAAGTAACTAGGAATCTGAAATGTAGTGCAGTTCAGGTTCATCGTTTACTCGCTTTGTGATTATTAAATTGTCTCttaatacacatttttaatgctTCAGACAGTCAAGTTTGTTGTTCAAAGTTATTTGACTATTCTGTTAAtctgttctttatttctttgctgCTGTGACACGTTTCCCTGCAAGGGACCAAGAAGGTTAATTTTATCATATAAAAGAGAAATACATAAGTACAACTCCACCTCAAAACTGGAATCATAGGTGCCACCTCCTGATAGGGAACAATTTATGAATGGTTTATAAGCTGTAATTAATTTATCTATgatatcaaatcatttactaattcGGTATGAATCTGTTTTATTCCTGTAACTCTCAACAAtgactataaaaatatattctgatCAATTATGTAATTCCTCACAGAGTAGATGTATTAACAATATCTATTCTTAGTTCCCATGCCTCATTAAAGCGTGCCCGTGTGCAGCGCAGGGCTGTAAAGTTTACAAAGCGCCTTTCATCGATGTTGTGTCACATTTATAACTCCCCTCTGTTGTGATTACATTAGTAGTGATTGGGTGAGGCCACGTCATGTGACCACTCCTCGACAGGAGTTTCTACGACAGATGAGTAGCAGCTGAATGCGTTTTTTTTGTCACCTGTAACATTGAACCTTTTCAACTCTATCGAGTCCAAGTTTCGCGAGATGGGAGACAAGAAAAGTCCCACGAGGTAAAATCGTCGCTAGTGTCTTTGAATGGAGACTTTAGTGGGCCGTTTGAAAACAGAAAGCTCGGTCAATGGATGGGGCTTTTACTGAAGTGCTCATGGCGGCTGGCTGCTGGTTTAATGTGGGGCAACCGCCTGTGTCAACTGAAACTGACGTCTGAGCAGAAAATAGATCCTCTGGTGTCGTTGCTTCACTTTCCCTTCGATGTGTACCTAGAGGGTTATCTGTGAAGTCCCTGTCTTCACTCAGaatgtgctgttgtgtttttgtctgaagGCCAAAGCGGCAATCGAAGCCCTCCTCCGACGATGGGTACTGGGACTGTAGCGTCTGCACGTTCAGGAACAGCGCTGAGGCGTTCAAGTGCATGATGTGTGATGTCAGGAAGGGGACGTCAACTCGGTAAGAAAAAACTACAGCTGTCAGTTTTTAACGATGAAAGCGCCACTGAACTAGTTGAATTAGCTACACCTGTGGTACTGTTGTGTGACTTTGGTGTTAATAgcgctattttttttttaaaaaagcccaCTCActtgcaggtttttttttagataCGCCTATTACAAGAGTCCGGCAATAAGTCCTACTGTCATTAAGGgttaaatgttcagttttggTGTTTGAACGAGTTCTTGATTCAGCTCTATAGTCAGGTTCATGGTCAGGGGGATACTGAAGACAGTGAGGTCCTTCCTGACGATTTTTTCTTGGAAGTTGGCAAATTTGACTACAATTTAGTACAAcgaaaatgaataaaagattAATTGTATCCCCAGGCTTTTTAACTTTAGAACCTAATGTTGGGGAAattgcagaaaacacacataagATGTTtactgaagaaagaaaatctgGTTAAAAGTAGCTGCTGTTGCAGGGATTAAGTCTTATTCATTGCATATTATTGTGTTAAATTTTATTGCATTATGCAGAGGTGTTGTGATATCTTGTCCACCCCATTTATATTGTTGAGGGTAGACTATATTGTATAATGCAATGCAGTGCAATCAACAGCATCACAAACCACTGCAAGTCAACCCACAAATGTCTTTAGTAGTGCATCACAGTTTCTGTCCAAAGCTGATGGCCACAGGAATGTGGTAACTTAAAGCTGTGAACTGGAAAGTATTACTTGATGTGCATCTAGTATATGTCTGCGAAGATAGGAGGGAAAGGGCTACAGAGAAGTGTTGCACCAGCACAGACTTCGCACTACATCcatgtttgattaaaaatagCAACATGAAAAAAGGAATGCTTCTGAAGTAAAAGACAGTAACTTAGAGATcaaatatattacattacattataaacGTCTTGAGTAAAAATCGATATGGTAGCTGCTTTAGTACTGTGATGTCACATGTTTGGGTACTGCACCCAGTGAGATTAAATGACAATTGTTTTccagataataaaaaaaagaacaaaggttGTTCTTACATTATCAGATCTGTAGTAGCCTATTACTACCATACCTTTTTGTGCTATTGCTGGAGAAGAGCCAGGTTAAGTCCACACACACTCTGAGATTACTGAGTAAAGTGATCTTGCTTATATGTTCTCAAACCATTCAGAAGCGTTTAGGATAAGTCTAAACTGCTAAGCTGCTAAACTGTGATCTTGTTAAACACAGCGCCAGAGATGGCCCATGTACAGTGAAAACTCACATTATAGCCTACAGGAACTTCTCATCAAATTTTTAGACTCCTTTTGGTCGAAACAGGATTTAGCACATCATACCACTCTTCTTACAGGTtaagttttttaaatgtaagGCTAATTAAAGTTTTTTGTCGTTATCTTTCAGAAAACCACGACCTGTTTCTCAGTTGGTTGCACAGCAAGTAAATCAACAGTTTGCACCACCCACACATCtcaaaaaggagagaaaagaaaaatctgagaaagacaaaagtgatAAGGAGCcagcactgaaaaagaaaagccatAAAAAGATAAGGTATTTAACTCATTTTCTTTGATGTTGTTGGGCTTTCTTGTAGCTGAAATAATTAGTTTTCAaactctgtttctgtttatttctctctgcaCCAGGCCTAGGTTAAAGAACATAGACAGGAGCAGTGCCCAGCATCTAGAGGTCACAGTTGGAGATTTGACTGTAATAATCACAGACTTTAAGGAGAAAACCAAACCCACGTCTACGTCAACAAGTGCTGCCTCAGCAGACCAACATAGTCAAAGTGGCTCAAGCTCTGATAACACTGAACGAGGGGTGTCAAGATGCTCTTCGCCCCATGGGGAAGGCTCCTCAGTTAACGGAGAGACTCACTAACCTTCACCTAGTTAGCACAGCTCACTCTTCTGCACTCTCAACAGCCTCAACCAGAGATTAAACTTcaatatgcagattttttttttttaataatactaTAAATTCCAATATGAAAGCATTCACTTCCATTTGGGGTTGTATTTCTCACTGCCTTCCAGATGATAAAGAATTAAGGAGTTAGGGCATTGCTCAATTTAAGGAACTGTTTATCATGATGAACTAAGAAAGAAACGGTAGCATTAAATCCTGGATATCAGGGGAACTGTGCCACGTGTTGTGGTGACCTGTGTTTTAACACTCAGCATTACATCAGCATCGCACTCAGGTGGTTGTTGCTGCACAGAATAAATGATGcattattaatgaaaatatgaagaaaacatCTCAGAATTGTAGTTTATCATTTGATATTGATATTGTTATTTGCACTTAGTGGCACTCTATGTTCATGATACCATTTTTAGcattattttctctttactGTTATCAGTAAATCCTAACACTGTTGGTTACTGGCCTTATCCAGCTCTCATTCTATGCCATTGGATGCAATAATTGTTTTACTGTCTAACATTTGAGTAAAAATCTTGAACAGCTATTCTAAGTATGCCTCTCCTTTACTTGGTAGAGTTAAGCATGATTTAATCTATAGAATGGTTTatactgtaaaataatgttaaataaagTAAGTTGTAGATACTtggacatgtttattttttattttgaattctcCATTATGAATATGTTGACAGCTAATGGATTGTTTCATTGAAATgtttaacaatattaataacaaGCCTATAGATTTACATTGTGTAACTGGGTCCAGGTGGCTCATTTAGtagttttactgtatgtgtgttttattattaccCTTTTCCATTTTATTACACTTGTATCTCAATGGGCTTAAAAGGTGCAATGGGAAATAACTAATTACATTTActcatttactgtacatttaagtGCAATTTAGTATTTTCACATGCTGCATTTCCTGTTAACTGCATTTTAGGAATATTGTACACTccactgcatttatttgacagcCAGGTACTATAGACAGTGTGATTTTTAGAACCAAAACTTTTATGaattaatgaaatatatttatatgaattAAATTAACAGCTATATGTTTTTGTCCACATGGCAGGTTGTTTTTACGTTTTGATAACAGTAGCTACTCAAGGATAGAAGATCTGGGGAAATAATTTATTatgggaaaatgtaaaaatgacaaaactgaCACAAACTGCAAGATTTTTCTAAAGCGTTTACTAAAAAGAGGAGTTCCTACAGTTGACGTCttaattttttacaaaaatgtttaacCCTGTGTTTCTACAATGTTAGATATGTTTCCCATATATTGAATGATATATGTGCCAATACACCGTGCTTTGTCTGGGTAATGTTAGCAAATCTGAAAGTGTTGCTGTACTGTACACGAAATATATTGTCAGCTGGTTAACTAAAGAAACACGTGGAACAGAGGTGGGTGGGGCAGAAAATTGTAAACAACCGAGCTTAGTGGCTTTACCTTGAGAGATGGATTAGTTAGCTCGTTGTGCTAGTACATCAGGCGTACAAAATGTTTCGTTAGCGCCTGAAAATTAAAACGCAAAATGCGATGCTATTTTCACGCATTTCTCCTGTGCACGGTCTTCACCTTTTTCTCCCTGTTGTATGTGTTCAGTCAGCTAGCGTCCACGTTGGAGCACCGAGACGAGTGGAATCTGAAAGAACAGATACCCGAAAGGAGCAGTCATGACACGGGGCACCTTCTCAGGGAAAGGCCAGGACTGGCAGGCCCCAGAGACCGCGAAGAAGAGCTTGACAGGTATTTT contains:
- the LOC113132985 gene encoding YY1-associated factor 2 is translated as MGDKKSPTRPKRQSKPSSDDGYWDCSVCTFRNSAEAFKCMMCDVRKGTSTRKPRPVSQLVAQQVNQQFAPPTHLKKERKEKSEKDKSDKEPALKKKSHKKIRPRLKNIDRSSAQHLEVTVGDLTVIITDFKEKTKPTSTSTSAASADQHSQSGSSSDNTERGVSRCSSPHGEGSSVNGETH